A stretch of the Bacillus licheniformis DSM 13 = ATCC 14580 genome encodes the following:
- the thpR gene encoding RNA 2',3'-cyclic phosphodiesterase, whose protein sequence is MSVKPHYFIGIPIPAELSDPLYQTVSSRPEFSFHRWVHPLDYHITLVFLGSAEKEQLAMLAGSLKLISDETAPFQLAIKRFGTFGKPSEPRILHVEPEYSAALFHVREQVKHAADAAGFEIEKRPFHPHVTVARKWNGSASFNGRLEPLEDAVSFTARHFTIFQTHLDRLPKYEHQAVFHFGERPAAEKQDSEMNADGTDY, encoded by the coding sequence ATGTCAGTCAAACCGCATTACTTTATTGGAATTCCAATTCCGGCGGAGCTTAGTGATCCGCTTTATCAAACGGTCAGCAGCCGTCCGGAATTTTCTTTTCATAGATGGGTGCATCCTTTGGACTACCACATCACCCTCGTGTTCCTCGGCTCTGCTGAAAAGGAGCAGCTGGCGATGCTTGCTGGCAGCCTCAAGCTGATCTCCGATGAGACGGCTCCGTTTCAGCTTGCGATAAAACGTTTCGGAACCTTCGGAAAGCCGTCGGAGCCGAGAATTCTTCATGTGGAACCGGAATACTCAGCCGCTCTCTTTCATGTGAGGGAACAGGTGAAGCATGCAGCGGATGCGGCGGGCTTTGAAATTGAAAAACGGCCTTTTCATCCACATGTGACGGTCGCCAGAAAGTGGAATGGATCGGCCTCTTTTAACGGACGCCTGGAGCCGCTTGAAGACGCGGTGTCTTTTACGGCCCGGCATTTCACCATCTTTCAAACCCATTTAGACAGGCTTCCCAAATACGAGCATCAAGCCGTTTTCCATTTCGGCGAACGGCCGGCTGCAGAAAAGCAAGATTCGGAGATGAACGCAGATGGCACAGATTATTAA